The Morococcus cerebrosus sequence CGATGGCGCCTGCCGACGTACCGGTAATGATTTTGACGGGGATGCCGTTTTGTTTGAGGGCTTTGATGATGCCGATATGGGCAAACCCTTTGGATGCGCCGCCGCCGAGTGCTAAAGCAACGACTGCCTGCGGTTTGGGGGGAGGGGTAATTTGGGTGTTGTGCCGCGGCGGGTTGACGGGGGAAGTGTTGCTTGGACACGCACTGAGGATCAGAACGGAAGAGACGGTCAGCGCGGTACGGAAAACGGAGGAAAAGGAGGATTTCATTTTCAGACGACCTCTGTGTAAGAAGGATGTTTTGCCAGGGTGATAATGGAACACGGTAAATTTTATCTTAGCAATCACGTTAAGATGTTATCGTTTGGCATTATCGCACAGCAAGAGGTCGTCTGAAAACGGTTTGTCATTGTTTTTCAGGCTTTTTTACTGCCGTATAGTCTGCCGGTGCGGGAGGGGCGGATTCCGGCATGATGATGACGGTACTTGAACGGTCGTCCGTCAGCATTTGTGCGGCTTTTTGTACTTCTTCGGCGGTTACGGCCTGTATGCGGCGGCGGATTGCGGCTTCATCGGAATATTTGAACCCGCGTGCTTCCAAACGACCCATCAGCGAAGCTTGTGAAACCATGGAGTCGCGCGCGTAGATTTCGCCCGCCAATGCCTGTGCTTTGATGCGGTCGAGCTCTTCTTTGCTGATGCCGTTGTCGGCGATGTCTTTGATTTCGGACTTCATCTGCGTAAGCAGGGTCTCGGCGGATACGTTTTCAGCAGGCATTCCAAATACGCCGAAAAGCGGCATTTCGCGGCTGAGCAGGTCGTAATGGGCATTTGCGCTTAACGCACTTTGTTTGTCTCGCACGAGGTTTTTGTCCAAACGGCTGGAGGTATTGCCCGCCAAAACGTCGGTCAGTACATCCAAGGCGTAAGGCAGCTTGTCGTCAAGGCGGGAGAGGGAGGGAACGCGCCAGCTGATGGCAGCCAACGGTTGACGGGTAACGGGAGAGGAAGCTTGGGCAAAGGAAGGTGCGCGTTTGACCGGTTCGGCTTTCAGGTTGTTCCGTTCAGGCAAAGATTTACGCGGTATTTTGCCGAACAATCCTGCCGCCGTGCGCAGGGTCTGTTTGGCATCGACATCGCCGACGATGACCAAAACGGCATTATTGGGTGCGTAAAATTGTTTGTACCAAGCACGCAAATCGTCGGCACGCAAGGTGTGCAGGTCTTCCATATAGCCGATAACGGAGGCTTTCATGGAGGGCAGGGTGAAGCTGTTCAGGTAGATTTGTTCCCACATCTTCCCGTCGGCATCGTCTTCTGTACGCTGGCGGCGTTCTTCTCGGATAACGTTCATTTCGTTAGCGAACTCTTTATCGCTGAAATTGAGGTTGTGCATCCGGTCGGCTTCAAGTTTGAGGACTTCGGGCAAGTTGGCAGAGGCGATATTGGCGTAATATACCGTTTCGCTGCGGTTGGTATAGGCATTGTCATCGCCGCCCAAACGGGCGATGCGGCTGCTGTATTCGCCTGATGGTACGGAAGGCGTACCTTTGAACATCATGTGTTCTAAGGCGTGGCTTAATCCGCTTTTGCCCGGTTTCTCATCCACGCTGCCGACTTTGTACCAAATCTGGGAAACGGCGACAGGTGCGCGGCGGTCTTCTTTGACGATGATTTTCAGACCGTTGGGCAGGGTTTGGGACAAGGTTTGTGCGAAGGTGGCGCAAGAGAGGAGGCAGGCAGATAAAAAAACATAACGGCTCAGCATAATGGCTCCTAATAAATATAAATGGTAATGGACAGACTGTAACAAGAAATTTGCCCTCAGGCTATAAAAAAGGTCGTCTGAAAACCCCGATTCAAGGTTTTCAGACGACCTTTCCACATTTTAAAGTCAGGAGAATCAGACTTACACGATGCCTTGCGCCAGCATCGCATCGGCGACTTTGACGAAACCGGCGATGTTCGCGCCGTTGACGTAGTTGGTTTTGCCGTTTTCAGTGCCGTATTTCAGGCAGGATTCGTGGATGCTTTGCATGATGTCGAATAGGCGTTGGTCGACTTCTTCGCGGCTCCAAGCTAGACGGACGGCGTTTTGGCTCATTTCCAAGCCTGAAGTTGCCACGCCGCCGGCGTTGGAGGCTTTGCCCGGCGCATACAGGATGCCCGCTTTGACGAACTGCTCGACCGCGCCCAAAGTAGAAGGCATGTTTG is a genomic window containing:
- a CDS encoding M16 family metallopeptidase yields the protein MLSRYVFLSACLLSCATFAQTLSQTLPNGLKIIVKEDRRAPVAVSQIWYKVGSVDEKPGKSGLSHALEHMMFKGTPSVPSGEYSSRIARLGGDDNAYTNRSETVYYANIASANLPEVLKLEADRMHNLNFSDKEFANEMNVIREERRQRTEDDADGKMWEQIYLNSFTLPSMKASVIGYMEDLHTLRADDLRAWYKQFYAPNNAVLVIVGDVDAKQTLRTAAGLFGKIPRKSLPERNNLKAEPVKRAPSFAQASSPVTRQPLAAISWRVPSLSRLDDKLPYALDVLTDVLAGNTSSRLDKNLVRDKQSALSANAHYDLLSREMPLFGVFGMPAENVSAETLLTQMKSEIKDIADNGISKEELDRIKAQALAGEIYARDSMVSQASLMGRLEARGFKYSDEAAIRRRIQAVTAEEVQKAAQMLTDDRSSTVIIMPESAPPAPADYTAVKKPEKQ